The genomic interval CCTGCTGGTCGTCGAAGGCCGACCGGGGGAAGTAGCCGAACACCGTGGAGAGTTCGAAGAGGGGCGCTTCGTCGGCCGTGCACGTCACCCGGAACGACTCGATGATCATTTCTCCGCTGCGTGAGACGCGGGTCAGTTCGGCCCTGGTGCGGACGGTACGCGTCGCCGGGGTGACCTCGCCGGTGACCGTTCCCGACCCGTCGAGATTGCGGAACAGCAGGTCCGCCTCGCTGGTCGTCGCGCTGCCGACGTACGAGGCGAGCCACCCGCAGGGCTGCAGCGCCGTCTCCATGAGGACGGCGAACGGCATGAGGCGGCCGCCGTTCTGCTCGAAGTACCACGCCCGGTCCGGCACGTCGTACTCGGCGACGACGACGCTGCCCTCCCGCATCCCGCCCTGCGGACCGTCCACCGACACGATCCGGCTCATGAAGTGATAGGGCGGGCCAGGAAGCCGCGCCACCCTGCGGACGCCGTCGAAGGGCTCGTACATGGCGCCGAACGCCTCGCTCGGCCTGCCCCAGGCGCACGCCAGCAGCGAGGCGTGGTCAAAGGCGAACCCGTCGGCCGCCACCGCCACCGGCTTCTCCTCCCGATGCCCGGCCAGCCCGCCCAGAAGGGGCAGCGGCACCGGGTCCCCGTCGGTCTGGACGGTGGGCGGACCGGAGTGCCGCCAGTGCGACAGCGGCCAGTCGGGGACCAGCCGGAGGGCCATGTCGGTGCCGAGGAACGCCTTCCGCCCGTCCACCGAGCCGAGGACGTCGGCGTAAAGCGTCGGCACCGGCCCGGCCGAGACGCCGCGTACGAACACCTCGTAGACGACTTTCCGGTTCTCCGGGGTCGCCTGGCCCCGGCACATGGCCCTGGAGGGGTGCTCGTCGACCGTCTCGAAGCGCCAGCCGTCCCGGTCGACGGTGAAGCCCATGGCCGTCAGGTAGAACGCCATCGCCTGGAGACCGCCTTGCAGCATCAGGGTGCCCGGCATGCAGGGGTCGTTCTTGAAATGGCCCGTGAAGAACCAGTCGTCCGGGGACAACGCCGTCCCGGCCCGCAGATACCCTCGCCCCCACGGCCCTCCGGCCGGGTCGAACGCGGTGACCTCGTCCAGCAGGCGTAGCCGCTCCTCGTCGAGTACGGGCGAACGGACGTGAGCCGCCGTCGCCTCCCAGCCGGGCCCGAAACAGTCCCCGGGCCGGCCCAGCGTCAGGGCTCGCACCCGGTCGGCGTCGAAGCGGGTCCGTTCGCAGCGCACGGCCGGCGGGTCGAGCGGCAGATCGTCCCCGGGCACGCGGCCGGCGGGATCCCAGCGCACACCCCCGCTGCCGGCGAGCTCGGCGGCGGTGAAGAACCCCGCCTGCCCCTCGCGGACACTGAGCCGCAGCTCGCCGTCCACGTAGCAGTCGTAGTGGAAGAAGGCCAGCCGGACGCCGTCCGCCTCCGCGTGACCGTCCAGATGGATCTCGAAGCACAGAGTGTCCCCGGGGCGCGGTGGGCCGCCGTGGAACGTCACCTCGCAGCCGAGCAGCCGGTACGCGCGCCCGCCCCGGTTCAGCAGGTCGACGCCCAGCCAGCTGAGCAGAAGCAGGTCGGCCTGGCCCGCCTCGATGAGCACGCCGGCCGGCACACGCCCCGTCGCATCCAGGTACCAGCTGTCGGGCAGGACATCCGTCTCCGTCCAGATCCTCCCGTCCGTGCGGACCGGGCCCGGCAGGACGAGCGCCGCGGGCACCGCGTCGATGCCGGTGACCCGGTCGGCGAGCAGCATGGGCGGCCCGGGCATCCGGGTCTGTACCGCGTAGCCGTCCTGCTCGGCGAAGAGCGGACCGAACAGCGTGGAGATCTCGCGGGAGGCGAGGTGCTCCAGTTGGGCCCGGTCGAACGTCGGCCCGGGCCGCTGAGCCTGCCCGGGCCGCGGAGTCTGATCCGGCTTCGGTTGCGGAGCCGGGACGGACGCCGGAGCCGTGGAGGGCAGGGGCTGGGGCTTGGGCAGCGGTCGTACGGGAATGGGTACGGGGCCGGGCCGCCCGGGCACCGCCGCGCCCGCTGCGGTCAGCGCGCTGACGGCGAGCGCCGACACGCGCAGGAACCGCCGGTGGGATTCCGCGTGCGCGGCCATGACCTCCTGGTGCAGCGTGGCGACCCGCAGACTCTGCCGCGCGACCACGCCCCCGACCCCCGCCGCCCCCGGTCCACGGGCGTCTTCGACGGGCAACCGGGGCCGCTGTACCGGTGTGGCGGGGGAGTGCGCAGCGGGGGCGGCCGGGGCGGAGAGGTGCTCGGTCTCCTCGTGCGCCGGGGCGGCGAAGCGCCCGGTCTCCTCGTCCGCTGCGGCGACCGCGTGGCCGCCGGGGTCCCGGTCCGGTGAGGCGGGGAGACCGAGGCTGATCTCCGGTACCGGGGCGAGTTCCGGGGCCCGGGGCAGAACGGTCACGGCGCGCTCCAGGGGTGGTAGGCGTGGAGAGGGCGGTACGGGAACGGCGACGGTGGGGCCGGGCCGCGGGAGGCCGGTCGCGGCCCCGGCGAGCCGTGCGAGCAACGCGTCGGCCTCCACCGGCACGCCGGCGACGACGAGTTCGCCCATCGCGAGACACAGATGCCGCAGGTTCGTGTCCCCCGGAGTGTCCAGCGCGACGGCCACGTGCTCCCGGTCGCCGAGTACTCGTTTGATCCAGCCGGTGCACAGCCGCCGCGGGCCGTGCTCCACGAAGACCCGGACACCGTCCGCCCACGCCTGTTCGATCGTGGCCGCGAAGTCGATCGTGCCGAGCCCCTGGGCCGTGAGCGCCTCGGCGGCCCGCTCGGACGTCGGCCGGTACGCCCGGCCGGAGGCCCCGCTGTAGAAGCGAACGCCGGGGACCTCGACCGTGGGGCGGCGGTGGGCCTCGTGCCACACCTCCCGCACCTCCGCCAACTCCGGTGCGTGGGCGGCCATGTCGTAGTCCAGCTCGATCGCCCGGTCGACGCCGATCCTGGCCACGACGGCCGCGCACGCCCGGGACTCGCCGCCGATGACGCAGACCCCGGGTGCGTTCACCGCCATCAGGTGGACCGCCCGTTCCCCGGCGAGTTCCGCGCGAACCGCCGCCAGGGGCGCGGCGATCAGATGGCTCGACCACCGGTCGCCACGGATGCCCCGCTGCCGCCAGTAGCGCCGCACCGCCCGCAGCTCGCCCGCGAGTTCCGTCGTGAACAGACCGCTGTCCCGGGTCGCTTCATAGAGCCCCGAGGCGTCCGGCCAGGCTCCCAGCGCGACCAGGGCCGTCGACTCCCCCGAGGAGTACCCGATCGCGGCGTCCGGCCGCAGTCCGAGCACCTCGCGGCTGAACACCGTGTGGAACACGGCCAGTTCGGCGACGGCCCAGATCTGGCCGAGGACACCGGGCTCGGTCCCGGACCGCAGGCGCGCCCCCACCGCCCCATGTCGCTCACGGACCCGCTCGCCCAGCGACGGCAACGCGAGGGCCAGCTCATGGCCCATCCCCGGGTACGCGGCCGAGCCGTTCGTGTACACGAAAGCGGTCTGCCCGACGACCGGCCCGTCCCGGTACGACACGTCCGCCGGGCGGGCCCCGCCCTCCGTCAACCAGCGACGGGCCGCTTCCCCGCGCTCCTGCCGCGTGGTGTCGCCGTCGGCCACGAAGGCCAGCCGGGCCGGGCCGGCCGAAGACTCGGTACCGGCCTCCAGCGCTGCCAGCACCGCCCGGCGGTCGGCCCCGGAGTAGACGTGCAGGCGCGGGGCGGGGCCCCGCAGCCACGGCCGGGCGTCCCCCGCGCGCAGCCGTACGCCGGCGGCCGGCCCCTCCAACGGCGTGACGACGGCCCGCGCCGTGTGGGGGACGGCCGCGGTGTCCGCCGGTCCGCCCGGGCGGGGTACCGCGCGGTGCTGGAGCGAGAGCGCCGCGACCGCTACGGAGACCAGCCCGGACGCGGCGTGAGCACGACCGAAGGAGGTCGCCGGATCGAAGACCGCGTCGGGGCCGTCGCCGATGACCACGTCGGGTTCGCCGGTGGCCTCTTCGTCCAGCAGGGCCATGACGCTGTCGCCGTCCCTGCGAGCGGCGTCCAGGGGCTTGAGGACGAGGACGACGGCAGCGTCCCCGGGCTCCTCGTCGCGGCCGAGATCCCGCAGGGCGGCCCGGTGGACCGCCTCGCAGGACAGGTCGGTGGCGCCGACTAGCGCGGCGTCGGCCTCTCCCGAACGAATGGCCCGAGCCGCGATCCCCAGCGCCACGAGCCCGGACGCCTCCTCCGCCGACACCGTGAACCCGGGCCCGGCCAGGTCGAGTTGAGTGCTGATGCGGTTCGCCGCGAGGTTCGGCATGCTGCCCACCACGCCCTCCGCCGTCATGGCCGGGGTGAACGCCTCCCGGGCGAGGTCCGCCGAAGCCGCGCCGACCGGTTTTCCCGACTGCTCCAGCCAGTGCGGAATCCGCCAGCGCGCGCCCGCGCGGGCCACCTCGGGGTCCACCCCCGTACCGACGACCACCATGGTCCGCTCGCGTGGCAGGCTCACAGTCCGGGCGGCCTCCCGGGCGGCCTCCAGCACCAGGAGCTGATGACGTACGGTCCGCTCCAGGGCCAGCGGCGGGAAGCACAGGTCCGTCAGCTCCACGGCGATCTCCGCGACGGGGCCGCGCCGTTCGCCGCCCAGCACCGCCCGGCGGAAGTCCTCCAGCGACGTTCCCTCGCCGACCCGGGCCCCGACGGCGACGATCGCCACCGGTGTGCGGTGACCCGGCGCGGCGCCTCCCGCAGTGGGGTCCGGGGTCTCGGGGGCCGGCCCGGCGCACCGGGCGGCGGGCCGAGCGCCGCCCGTCGGCCGGGGGACGGCGGGCGGGGGAGGGCAGTCCGGGGCGTCGACGATCAGATGGGCGTTGGTCCCGCCGAACCCGAAGGCGCTGACCGCCGCCCTGCGCGGCCCCACCCACTCCTCGGCCGCGGCCAGCACCCGCAACGGCGTGCCGGCCAGTACGTCCAGCGGTCGTCCGGCGCCGAGCGTCGCCGGACGCACCCCCGCCCGCATCGCACCGAGCACCTTCAGCAGTCCCGCCACACCCGCGGAGGCCAGCAGATGCCCGATGTTCGACTTCGCCGAACCGATGGGAACGTCGTCACCGGCCCCGAAGACCCGGGCCATGGAGCGCGCCTCCACCGCGTCCCCGACCGGCGTCCCCGTGGCGTGGCACTCGACGAGCGACACCGACTCGGGAGCGACGCCCGCCTTCTCGTACGCCAGGCGCACGGCCCGTACCTGGCCCTCCTCGGACGGGCTGATCAACCCGGAACCGCGCCCGTCGTTGGACAGCCCCACACCGCGGATCACACCGAGCACGGGCAGGCCGGCGGCGCGGGCGTCGGCCAGCCGTGTCAGGGCGACGAACCCGGCGCCCTCGCCGTGCACCAGCCCGTCCGCGTCCCGGTGGAAGGGCCGGCTGCGCCCCGTGCGGCTGGTCGCGGACAGCGCGCAGAACCCCACGTGCAGGTAGAGGGGATCAGGGCGGCTGACCGCACCGGCCACCATGAGATCCGCCGTGCCGTCCTGCAGCCGGTCGCACGCCAGCTTGATGGCGTACAACGAGGAGGCGCAGGCGGCGTCGAGGGACCACGCCCCCGCCCCGAGCCCGAGCGCGCGGGCCGCGAGCCGGGCGGGCAGCCCGGAGGAGAAGCGGTTGCGGGCATCGGGCCGGGTCCGCCGCTCACCCGCCAGCAGTGCGTCGCGGAGCGGGGGGTGTTGCGCGGACAGCCATACGTGTTCGGCGAAGGCCGCCCCGGCGGGCGTGGGGTACGACAGGTTCCCCAGCACCAGACCTCCGCGCGGCAGCGGACCCGTGTGCCCCGCCTCGGCGAGCGCCTGCCGCATCCCGTACAGGACCCAGTGGAAGAGCGGGTCCAGCGATGCGATCCGCTCCGGGGGGAGGTCGAAGGCGGCCGGGTCGAAGACGGACTCGAACCCGTGGACGTAACCGCCGACATCCGTCCAGGTGCGGTCGAGGTGATCCTCCACCGAACCCATGGCCCACCGGCGCGGCAGCCGCCACCGGCCCTCCGGGGCGGCCGACAGGCTCGTGCGGCCGGCGGCGATGTTCTCCCAGAACGTGTCCGGGTCCAGTGCGCCGGGCAGCACACAGCCCCGGCCGACGACGGCGATCGGTTCGAAACGCATAGGGGTCTCACTTCGCGGCGGGCGGGGCGTGGCGGGCCGGGACCAGGAGGGGCGGGGCCGGGCGAATCGGGGTGCGGAGGGGCGGAGGGAAGGACGGGGTCAGGAGGGGCGGGGTCAGGAGGGGCGGAGGACGAGCTCGACACCGATCAGCTCGACCAGGACGGACCCGTCGGCGTCGATCAGCGCCGCGTCGCAGCGCGCCCCGGTGTCGTGTGCCTTCCGTCCCCGCACCACACAGCGCACGGCGCCGTCCACCGGGCCGCGCCGGTGCACCCGGCACTCCGCGACGGCCATCGGCAGCGTCGCCGCCCCGAGCACCTTCTCGCCCCACAGCAGGGCGAGTTGCAGCGCGCCGTCCACGGCCGCCGGATCGAGCGGACCGTGCTCGTCCGCCCAGCCCAGGGCCCGCAGGCCCGCGACGGTCGCCTCCGCCCCGTGCTCCGACAAGCCGCGCACCGTGCGCAGGGCGTGGAACCGGGGGCCGTGGAAGAGGACATCCCCGTCATAGGGTGTGGCCCGGTCGAGAGGCTTGAGCCCGTCCGGGGTGTCCCACGCGGTCGCGTCGGGCTCCCCGGCCCCGGTGTCCAGGACGGCCCGGAAGTGCGCCGGGCCGTCCTCGCCACGCAGCTCCGCGTCCAGACCCGACGGTGAACCGGGAGCGCCCCGGCTGCCGAGCACGGTGAGCCGGTGGCCCGGGCCGGACAGCTCCGGCAGGGCGTACTTCTGGTACACCCGCAGATCACGCAGGACGAGCCGCCCGGCAGCCGGCAGCCAGGCCGTGGCCGCGCCCGCGAACCAGTTCAGGACCAGGGCCACGGGCAGCACCGGAACACCGGCGGGCGCGTGGTCGGCCAGCTGCGGCAGCGTGTCCGAACGGACCAGCACCTGTGCGCGCCACAGATCGCCCGCCGGGGCCAGGGCGGCCGGATCGTCTCCCGCCGCCAGGACCACGCGGGCCTCGCCGGCGACACCGTCCACCTCGGCCGTGAAGGCCGCGGCCCCCTGGGCCAGGGGGATGAGCGGAACCCCGGACCGGCCGAAGTGCGCGGCCAGGGCCGGGGTGACCATGCCGCCCTGCCAGGGTCCCCAGGCCACACACCGCACCAGGCAGCCGGGCCGACGGGCCTGCTCGGCGGACGCGACCAGGTGGAGAACCTCATTGGCCATGGCGTAGTCGCTCTGCCCCGCGTTGCCGAACACGGCGGCCACCGACGAGAAGAGGACCATCGTGTCCAGCGGATCGTCCGCCGTCGCCGCCAGCAGCGCCCGCAGACCGTCCACCTTCGTGGCCATGACCGACTCGGCCTGCTCGTCCGTCTTGTCGACGATCCGCTTGTCGGCCAGCACCCCCGCACCGTGGACGATGCCGGTGACCGGCCCCCACGTCTCGCGCACGGTGCGCAGAGCGGCCGCGAGCGCTTCACCGTCGCGGACGTCCACCCGGACGTACCGGGCGGACGATCCGGCGGCCTCCAACTCCGCCAGGGTCGACCGCACTTCGCGCGCGGCCAGAATCTCCCGGGCCCGCTCCGCGATCCGGGCGGGCGAGGAGTCCGCCGCGTCCGGGGCCCGCTCCGCGAGCAGCCGGGTGAGCGCCGGTTCGTCGGTGCCCGACGCCAGCCCGGCCGGCTCGGCGGCGAGCTCCGTCCTCCCGAGCAGCACGATCCGCGGGCGGTGGGTCCTGGCCAGGTCGAGCAGGGCCGCCGCGGTCACCCCGCGGGCCCCGCCGGTGGCCACGATCACGGAAGCGCCGGAGATCCGCCGGGTCCCGGCGGGCGTGACCGGCTGGGGCGCCATCCGCAGCAGCGCGCGCGTGCCGTCCGCGCGGAGGCCCACCTCCAGGTCGGCCCCGCCTTCGAGCAGCTCCCCGACGATCGCTTCGGCGACCTCCTCGTCGTCCCGGCCGCCCCGCTCGCAGTCGACGACCTTGACCGAGGAGTCCGGCCACTCCTTCGCCGCGGTCCTGGCCAGACCGGCGACCCCGCCCAGCCACACACGGCCGGGCGCGTGACCCGAGAGCCCGAAGTCGCCCCCGGTGTCCTGGACGGTCACGAACAGTCCGCCGCCCCCCGCCGCCCGTGGTGCCACCGCGCGTGCGGCGCGGAGCGCCGACCGGTGGACCTCCCGTGCCCCGTCGGGCGTACCGCCCGCGGTCAGCCCGCCGAGGTGGACGACACCGCGGGCGTCCTCGGGTACGTCAGCCACGGCGGTGGCGGCCACGCCGCGTTCCGTCAGCTTCCGGGCCACCAGGCCGACGATCGAGCACCCGTCCGGACCCCCGCCGGTCACCGCGACGGGCCCGTCCAGCAGTCCCGCCGTGGTCAGCCCGGACGCGGGCGACTCCACCAGACGCGGTACCAGCCGTGTCAGCGGCGTACGCTCACCCGCCCCGTCGTCGGGGGCGGACGGGGCGGACGGCGCGGATGGGGCGGACGGGGCGGGCGCCTCGCGGACGACCGGGGTCCCGGCGGCCACGGAGTGCCCGGCCCGGGCATCCGGCTCCGGGGGCCCGGGAGGCCGGGGGCTGCCGGTCAGCGTCTCGACGATCTCGCGCAGCGTACGGAGCTTGCCGAGCTGCCCGGGGTCCCCCGCCGCCACGTCGCCCACCTGCCGTCGCACCGCCGACAGGATCTCGACGCGCTTGATGGAGTCGACGCCCAGATCGGCTTCCAGCTCCATGTCCATGTTGAGCATGGCGGTGGGATAGCCGGTGAGGCGGGCCACCACCGACAGGAGCAACTCCTCCAGCTCCGGCGGCGACAGGGACACCGCGTCGTCGACGCCGGCGTCGTCCACGGGAGCGGCAGCCGTCTCCGGGGCGGGCAAAGGCACCGCCGGGGCCGGGGCCGGGGCCGCTGCGGCTGCGGCTGCGGAAAGGGTGGGCGTGACAGGAGCGGGCGTGGGCGCCGCGGCCGGGACGACGGCCACGACCGGGGCCGACGCCGTCATGGGCGGCGCCGGCAGGTGCCGCGGTGACGAGGAGCGGGGCAGCGGCAGTGGAGCCGTGGGAGCCGGGATGTCCCCGTCCACGGACCCGTCCGCTGCCGGGTTCGGCGCCCCGAGCATCGCGGCCAGGGTCGTCTCCGTCATCCGGAGGAAGGCCAGATGGCTGTCGGTCAGGAGGCGCTGGCAGACCGCGTGGGTCTCCGCCGTCTGCCGTTGGATGCTCTCGACGGCGGCGAACCAGTCGCCGCCGACCGTGGGCCCGGCTCCGACGGTCTCAGCGGCGTCGGCCTCGTGCGCCGAAGGCTGCTGGGCGTGGGACGGGGAGGGGATGTGCGCGGGCATGGGGACCGCCGGGGTGTCGGACGCGGGCGCGGACATGGACGGGGACGTGGACATGGACGGGGACGTGGACGTTGGTACGGGCACGGGTGCCGGAGCGGGCTGCGGTCGGTGCCGGGGCTCAGGTGCCGGAGCGGGCGACAGCTCGGCCGACGCGGCGCGGGTCGGCGGCGACTGACCGTGGTTCGCTCCGCTGATCTTCACCGTCATGCGGGGCTCGCGCTCCTTCGCCGGGGTTCCGGGCGAGGCGTACGGTGCCCAGAGCGTGTCGAGATCGAGGGGGACGCCGCGTACGGCGAGTTCGCCGAGCGCGGCGTGCAGGGTGTCGGCACCGGGCCGGGCCTTCCGGTCCAGGGGGACGGCCGCGTGCTCGCGGTCGCCGAGGATCTGGTGGACCAGCCCGGTCAGCGTGGCGCCCGCGCCGACCTCGACGAAGGTGCGAACCCCCGCCGCGTACATCGCCTCGATCTGGTCCTGGAAGAGCACCGGGGAGGCGAGATGACCGGCGATCCGGCGGCGCACCTCGTCGGGGGACGAGGGGTACGGCGCCGCGTCCGCGTTGCCGTAGACCTCGATCCGGGGCTCCGCGAGCGGCACCGTGCGCAGGTACGCGGCGAGCGGCTCGACGGCCGGGGCGACCAGCGGACAGTGGAAGGCGGTCGACGTGGCCGGCCGACGCGTGCCGACCCCCTCGGCCGAGAACGCCTTCTCGGCACGTGCGACGGCCTCCACCGATCCCGAGAGCACCACTTGGCACGGGGAGTTGTGGTTGGCCGGCCAGAGGTCGCCGAACCCGCCACCGGCCAGAACTCCGGCCACGCGCGTACGGTCCGCCGCCACCGCCAGCATCGCGCCCGGGGCGTCCGCCGCGTCCCGCATCAGCTCACCGCGGCGACGGGCCAGACTCACCAGCGACTCCGGCTCCAGCGCGCCCGCGCACGTCAGCGCCACCAGCTCACCGAAGCTGTGGCCCGCCACGCAGTCCGGCCGCAGGCCCAGCTCCCGCACCACCTCCAGCAGCGCCAGCGCGTGCACCGCCAGGGCCGGCTGCGCCCACTCGGTGGCGTCCAGCAGGGCCCGCCGGGCGGCGCGTTCCCCGTCGGTGAAGGCGGGCGGCGGGAACACGACCCGGTGCAGGGGCCGCCCGTCGAAGCGGGTGCCGCCCAGCCGGTCCCATACGGCCTGGGCGGTCGGCGCCAGCATCGCGAGACCGGCTCCCATCCCGACGTACTGGGACCCCTGTCCCGGGAACAGGAAACCGATACGGCCGGGCGCGGCCTCCCCGTACGCGTACCGGACCCCGGTGGGTGTCGAGAACGCCGCGTCGGGGCGCCGCCGGATCAGTGCGAGCGCCTGCGCGTACTTCTCCCGCAGGTCCTCGGCGTCGGTGGCGACGACGGCCAGCCGCACCCGGGCGGCGGGGGAGAAGGCGGCCTGGCTCTCCCGCGCCAGCGCGGCCAGCGGACGATCGTCGTCCGTCCGGGGCGCCATCAGGTCCGACGGGGAGTCGCCACCGAACAGGACGAGCTCGCTCGACGCCGTGCGGTGGCGCAGGGCCGGGCGCCCCGGGCCGCCCGACGGCGCGTACTCCTCCAGCGTGACGTGGAAGTTGCTGCCGCCGAAACCGAAGCTCGACACCGCCGCCCGCCGCGGATGACCGGCCGGCCGGACCCACGGACGGGTCTCGGTGTTGACGTAGAACGGGCCGTCCGGAGCGGCGGCCGCCGGATTCGGCCGTTCCACCTTGACCGTCGGAGGCAGTACCTGGTGGTGCAGGGCCGTGACCGCCTTGAGTAGTCCCGCCGCGCCCGCGGCGCACTTGGTGTGGCCGATCTGCGACTTGACCGAACCGATCGCGCACCACTGCCCGTCCGGGCGTCCCGACGCACCGAACACCGCCGTCAGCGCCGCCAGTTCGGCGGTGTCCCCGGCCTTCGTGCCGGTCCCGTGCGCCTCGACCAGCTCCACGGTCTCCGGCCCGTAGCCGGCTCCCTCGTAGGCGCGTCGCAGGGCCCGTTCCTGGCCCTCGGGCAGCGGGGCGTAGATCGCCGTGCTCCGGCCGTCGGACGAGGTGCCGATACCCCGGATCACCGCGTGGATCCGGTCGCCGTCACGCTCCGCGTCGGACAACCGCTTCAGTGCGTACATGACGACCGCTTCGCCGAGCATGGTGCCGTCCGCCGCGGCCGAGAACGGCCGGCAGTCGCCCGTGGGGGACAGCGCGGGCGTCTTGGAGAAGCACAGGAACATGCCGATGTCGTTCCCGGTGTCCACCCCGCCGCTGATCACCAGGTCGGCCCGGCCCAGGGACAGTTCGCCGACGGCCGTCGACAGGGCCGCGAGCGAGCTGGCACAGGCGGCGTCGGTGGTGTGGTTGATGCCGTGCAGATCGAACCGGTTGGCGATCCGGCCCGCGACGACGTTGCCGAGCAGTCCGGGGAAGGTCGATTCCCGCCACGGCTCGAAGCGGGCCGCGATGCGGTCGCACACGGCCTGCGCCTCGGTCTCGTCGAGTCCGCTCTCCCGCAGCCCCGCGAGCCATGCGGGGCGGTGGGCGCGCCCGTACATGTGCGGAAGGAGTTCGAGAGCCGCCGCGCCGAGGACGACGCCGGTCCGGTCGCGGTCCACCCCGGCCGGACCGCCGGCATCCGTCAGCACCTGGTCGGCGACCATCAGGGCGAGCAGTTGGGAGGTGTCCGTCGCCGGCAGATTGGCGGGCGGCACCCCATAGGCCAGGGGATCGAAGTCCACCTCGGGTAGGAACGCGCCCCGGCGGGCGTACGTCTTGTCGGGGGCGGCCGGATCCGGGTCATAGTGGTCCTCCACGCGCCAGCGGGTGGCGGGAACCTCGGTGATCAGGTCGCGGCCACCGGTCACGATCCGCCAGTAGCCCGCCGCGTCCGTGGCACCGGGCACCAGGGCACCCACCCCGACCACGGCGATGGGGAGCTGGCAGGGGACGGGGTCGGACACGCTCTCTCCTCGGGGAAGGCCGGTCGGTGCCGGCGCCCCGTGGGCGCCGAGGCCGCTCACGCCAGCTCGCACGGGGCGTAGGTGAACGCCTCGGCCGGCAGCGGAACGCCGTACGTGCGCAGTTGATGGGCGCGTGTGAGCACGGCGGCCCCTTCCAGCAGGTTGAGCCCGATCCGCACCACGGACCGGTGCGCCGGGTCGGCCAGGAACGTGCCCGCCACCCACTGGTTGAACGCGCCCATCGCCGGCCCGCACCAGATCTGGAAGTCGGCCCGCCGCGACTCCTCCCCGGTGATCGCCCACCGGCTGGAACGGCCCAGATACCAGCGGAAGACCAGGGCCATACGGTGCTTCGGGTCGGCTTCCGCACGGGTGATCTCCGCAGGATCGCGCTGCTCCCAGAACGCGCGAGCGTGCCGCCAGATTTCGTCGAACGGGGCGCGCAGTACGTCGCGTTCGATGGTGGCGCGCAGCACGGACGGGATCTCCTCCAGCGATCCGTGGGCCCGGTACGCCGCATGGAGCCGAGCCGCCCGCTGGGCGAACATCGTTCCCCGGGAGAGCACTTGGAGCTTCACACCCAGCTCGAACATGTCGGCCGCCGGCGCCATGGCCACATCGGAGACGTCCGCGTCGCAGAGCATCGCCTTGGCCGCGTCGGACAGTCCCGCCTCGACGGCCGTCTGGTTCACCGACCCGACGACCACGTAGGAGGCGCCGAGGGCGAAGGCGGCGGCCACCGCATCCGGTGTGCCGAGACCGCCGGCCGCGCCGAGCCGGACCGGCCGGCGGTAACCGAACCGCCGGCACAGCGCGTCACGCAGGGCGGCGATCCTCGGCAGCAGGACCGACAGCGGCCGGTTGTCGGTGTGCCCGCCGCTGTCCGCCTCCACGGTGATGTCCTCGGCCACCGGCACCCGGGCCGCCAGAGCTGCCTCCTGGCGGGTCAGCCTCCCCTGGGCGACGAGGGAGTCCAGCAGCGCGGGCGGCGCGGGGGAGAGGAACCTCTCGGCCACCTCGGGCCGGGAGACCTTCGCCAGCAGGTGAGTGCGCCGTACGACGGCGCCGTCCGGGCCCCGGCGCAGCCCGTGCGCCGAGCACAGGACGACGGCCGGGGTCAGCTCCATGAACGCCGACGCCGAGATCCGGGGAACACCGCGACGCAGCAGCAGTTCGGCGACGCGGAACTCCAGCGCCGGTTCGGCCGGTGAGTGGATGAGATTGACGCCCCAGTTCGAGCGGGGCCCCAGCTCCTGCGTCAGCGTGTCCACGGCCCGCTCCACCTCCGGATAGGCCAGCCCGCCCGCGCCGAAGAAGCCGATCATCTCCGCCCGGGCCATCGCGGAGACCAT from Streptomyces sp. CA-278952 carries:
- a CDS encoding polyketide synthase, with the translated sequence MRFEPIAVVGRGCVLPGALDPDTFWENIAAGRTSLSAAPEGRWRLPRRWAMGSVEDHLDRTWTDVGGYVHGFESVFDPAAFDLPPERIASLDPLFHWVLYGMRQALAEAGHTGPLPRGGLVLGNLSYPTPAGAAFAEHVWLSAQHPPLRDALLAGERRTRPDARNRFSSGLPARLAARALGLGAGAWSLDAACASSLYAIKLACDRLQDGTADLMVAGAVSRPDPLYLHVGFCALSATSRTGRSRPFHRDADGLVHGEGAGFVALTRLADARAAGLPVLGVIRGVGLSNDGRGSGLISPSEEGQVRAVRLAYEKAGVAPESVSLVECHATGTPVGDAVEARSMARVFGAGDDVPIGSAKSNIGHLLASAGVAGLLKVLGAMRAGVRPATLGAGRPLDVLAGTPLRVLAAAEEWVGPRRAAVSAFGFGGTNAHLIVDAPDCPPPPAVPRPTGGARPAARCAGPAPETPDPTAGGAAPGHRTPVAIVAVGARVGEGTSLEDFRRAVLGGERRGPVAEIAVELTDLCFPPLALERTVRHQLLVLEAAREAARTVSLPRERTMVVVGTGVDPEVARAGARWRIPHWLEQSGKPVGAASADLAREAFTPAMTAEGVVGSMPNLAANRISTQLDLAGPGFTVSAEEASGLVALGIAARAIRSGEADAALVGATDLSCEAVHRAALRDLGRDEEPGDAAVVLVLKPLDAARRDGDSVMALLDEEATGEPDVVIGDGPDAVFDPATSFGRAHAASGLVSVAVAALSLQHRAVPRPGGPADTAAVPHTARAVVTPLEGPAAGVRLRAGDARPWLRGPAPRLHVYSGADRRAVLAALEAGTESSAGPARLAFVADGDTTRQERGEAARRWLTEGGARPADVSYRDGPVVGQTAFVYTNGSAAYPGMGHELALALPSLGERVRERHGAVGARLRSGTEPGVLGQIWAVAELAVFHTVFSREVLGLRPDAAIGYSSGESTALVALGAWPDASGLYEATRDSGLFTTELAGELRAVRRYWRQRGIRGDRWSSHLIAAPLAAVRAELAGERAVHLMAVNAPGVCVIGGESRACAAVVARIGVDRAIELDYDMAAHAPELAEVREVWHEAHRRPTVEVPGVRFYSGASGRAYRPTSERAAEALTAQGLGTIDFAATIEQAWADGVRVFVEHGPRRLCTGWIKRVLGDREHVAVALDTPGDTNLRHLCLAMGELVVAGVPVEADALLARLAGAATGLPRPGPTVAVPVPPSPRLPPLERAVTVLPRAPELAPVPEISLGLPASPDRDPGGHAVAAADEETGRFAAPAHEETEHLSAPAAPAAHSPATPVQRPRLPVEDARGPGAAGVGGVVARQSLRVATLHQEVMAAHAESHRRFLRVSALAVSALTAAGAAVPGRPGPVPIPVRPLPKPQPLPSTAPASVPAPQPKPDQTPRPGQAQRPGPTFDRAQLEHLASREISTLFGPLFAEQDGYAVQTRMPGPPMLLADRVTGIDAVPAALVLPGPVRTDGRIWTETDVLPDSWYLDATGRVPAGVLIEAGQADLLLLSWLGVDLLNRGGRAYRLLGCEVTFHGGPPRPGDTLCFEIHLDGHAEADGVRLAFFHYDCYVDGELRLSVREGQAGFFTAAELAGSGGVRWDPAGRVPGDDLPLDPPAVRCERTRFDADRVRALTLGRPGDCFGPGWEATAAHVRSPVLDEERLRLLDEVTAFDPAGGPWGRGYLRAGTALSPDDWFFTGHFKNDPCMPGTLMLQGGLQAMAFYLTAMGFTVDRDGWRFETVDEHPSRAMCRGQATPENRKVVYEVFVRGVSAGPVPTLYADVLGSVDGRKAFLGTDMALRLVPDWPLSHWRHSGPPTVQTDGDPVPLPLLGGLAGHREEKPVAVAADGFAFDHASLLACAWGRPSEAFGAMYEPFDGVRRVARLPGPPYHFMSRIVSVDGPQGGMREGSVVVAEYDVPDRAWYFEQNGGRLMPFAVLMETALQPCGWLASYVGSATTSEADLLFRNLDGSGTVTGEVTPATRTVRTRAELTRVSRSGEMIIESFRVTCTADEAPLFELSTVFGYFPRSAFDDQQGLATSADDRVRLDEPCDRVVDLTSRPARYCSGEPRLPGAMLLMLDRITGHWPDGGSAGLGRLRSEKDVRPDAWFFRAHFFQDPVQPGSLGIEAMCQLLQYHLLEQGAADGLLDPGFEPVLPGREATWTYRGQITPANRLIRVDMDIVESGTDARGPYAVADASLWGDDRCIYRVRGLGMRVVPGAPVRLRSGQA